A part of Argonema galeatum A003/A1 genomic DNA contains:
- a CDS encoding DM13 domain-containing protein, which translates to MKFKQLVLLGATSFLASALSISGYAARVSGNPSSNAMNPGANSRLTKDTMAQNMSAVMMSGTFVAAEKPTSGTARIVRENGRRYLELDGAFRTSDQGPDLHVLLETSDKPPQSYQDPTTYVNLGKLQKFSGTQRYPIPAAINISNFKSVVIWCRMANATFGYATLGAARNASTR; encoded by the coding sequence ATGAAATTCAAACAATTGGTATTACTAGGCGCTACTTCTTTTTTAGCCTCCGCTCTCTCAATTTCGGGGTATGCAGCGCGAGTATCGGGAAATCCATCTTCTAATGCAATGAATCCGGGGGCAAACTCAAGGCTTACTAAAGATACTATGGCCCAAAATATGTCAGCAGTTATGATGTCTGGAACTTTTGTTGCAGCAGAAAAACCTACTTCTGGAACAGCTCGAATTGTCAGAGAAAATGGGCGACGCTACTTAGAGTTAGATGGGGCTTTTCGGACAAGCGATCAAGGGCCGGATCTCCATGTTCTCCTAGAAACTTCTGATAAGCCGCCCCAGTCCTATCAAGATCCAACCACTTACGTGAATCTGGGTAAATTACAAAAATTCAGCGGTACACAACGCTACCCAATTCCTGCTGCCATCAATATATCAAACTTCAAATCTGTGGTCATCTGGTGCCGTATGGCTAACGCAACTTTTGGTTATGCTACGCTTGGTGCTGCTAGGAACGCTAGTACTCGATAA
- a CDS encoding CRISPR-associated protein Cas4 has protein sequence MVQTFQAKNITIRDLIDKFSLQFVEDLQFFREWQENLPDLTDLEKQLLDKVKAGYINLLNYPPVLENVVKMSMLDPILFIGDFYLAPFHVKAEQSVSIAEEDEGVIITGSLDVLVLKDQFWVMVIESKKFDFSIEAGRAQILAYMLANPHPEKPSYGMITTGGSFIFLKLIKGERPQYSLSKTFVTLNPGNELYDVLRILKRLCETVA, from the coding sequence ATGGTTCAAACATTCCAAGCTAAAAATATAACCATCCGCGACTTGATAGACAAATTTAGTCTTCAGTTTGTAGAAGACCTGCAATTTTTTCGAGAGTGGCAAGAGAATTTACCCGACCTCACAGACTTGGAAAAGCAACTATTAGATAAAGTCAAAGCAGGCTACATTAACCTACTAAACTACCCACCTGTTCTCGAAAATGTAGTGAAAATGTCAATGCTAGACCCGATTTTATTTATCGGTGACTTTTATCTAGCTCCTTTCCACGTCAAAGCAGAACAATCGGTCAGCATTGCCGAAGAAGATGAAGGTGTTATCATTACTGGTAGTCTAGATGTTCTAGTGCTAAAAGACCAATTTTGGGTAATGGTTATCGAATCTAAAAAATTTGATTTTTCCATAGAAGCTGGACGCGCCCAAATCCTTGCCTATATGTTAGCCAATCCTCACCCAGAAAAACCCAGCTATGGTATGATAACGACTGGAGGCAGTTTTATCTTCCTCAAATTAATCAAAGGAGAAAGACCGCAATATAGTCTATCGAAGACATTTGTAACTCTTAACCCAGGAAATGAATTATATGATGTTCTGCGAATCCTGAAGCGTCTATGTGAAACAGTTGCTTAG
- a CDS encoding TldD/PmbA family protein, protein MAQALASITTTDLATLAIDRISRAGCEYGDVRFCTYRSQNLTARDRSLGNLSDNISSGFGVRVLLDGAWGFSASHNQAPAEVERIVDLAIEIAKASRLTQQTKVQLAPVEAYRDTYITPIAIDPFTVPIAEKAELLLKINDQLLQFSDKGIKKAYSFLRFTREDKTFASTEGSLIQQTIYRSYPGFGCTAVANGDAQSRNYERPPLNQGYEYIDTQDLLNQVNRVAEEAIEKVHAPKSPSGIRTTLILKPTNVWLTIHESVGHPTELDRVYGYESNFAGTSFATTDKLGKLQYAAPWVNFKCDRTQPGGRSTIAYDDEGVPAQDWYVVKDGILVDYLTDRETAYRLGRPSSNGCAYADSWSSVPMVRIPNLGLEPGPDGGKHTATLAQMIADTEEGILIDGIGSFSIDQQRRNFQFGGDAFWKVEKGKVVGMLKDVTYHSMTTDFWNSVDAIGPASERQQCGTNMCGKGEPMQVAQMTHACVPVRVRNIHIGGAS, encoded by the coding sequence ATGGCACAGGCGCTTGCTTCCATCACTACCACTGATTTAGCTACCTTGGCGATCGATCGCATCTCCCGTGCTGGTTGTGAGTATGGGGATGTGCGCTTTTGCACATACCGTTCTCAGAACCTCACCGCACGCGATCGCTCTTTAGGTAATCTTTCAGACAATATTAGTTCTGGTTTTGGGGTGCGCGTCTTGCTGGATGGCGCTTGGGGTTTCTCCGCCAGTCACAACCAAGCGCCAGCGGAAGTAGAAAGAATTGTCGATTTGGCGATCGAAATCGCTAAAGCCAGTCGCCTCACCCAACAAACAAAGGTACAATTAGCACCAGTTGAAGCTTACCGCGATACCTACATTACTCCGATCGCAATTGACCCTTTCACTGTACCCATTGCCGAGAAAGCAGAACTGCTGCTAAAAATCAACGACCAGTTGCTTCAATTTAGCGACAAAGGCATTAAAAAAGCGTATTCTTTTCTGCGATTCACCCGTGAAGACAAAACCTTTGCATCTACAGAAGGTTCTTTAATTCAACAGACAATCTATCGCAGCTATCCGGGATTTGGCTGCACTGCTGTTGCCAACGGCGATGCCCAAAGTCGCAATTACGAACGTCCTCCCCTCAATCAAGGCTACGAATATATTGATACCCAAGATTTGCTAAACCAAGTAAATCGGGTTGCAGAAGAAGCGATCGAAAAAGTTCACGCGCCAAAAAGTCCTTCTGGTATTCGTACCACGCTTATTCTCAAACCAACAAATGTCTGGTTAACCATCCACGAATCTGTCGGACATCCTACCGAACTCGATCGCGTTTATGGGTACGAATCTAACTTTGCCGGAACCAGCTTTGCCACTACCGATAAATTGGGCAAACTCCAGTATGCTGCACCTTGGGTCAATTTTAAATGCGATCGCACGCAACCGGGAGGACGCAGCACAATCGCCTATGATGATGAAGGCGTTCCCGCGCAAGATTGGTACGTCGTCAAAGATGGCATCTTAGTAGATTATCTCACCGATCGCGAAACAGCTTATCGTCTCGGTCGTCCCAGCAGCAACGGTTGCGCCTACGCCGATAGTTGGTCTAGCGTACCGATGGTGCGGATTCCCAATTTAGGATTAGAACCGGGTCCTGATGGTGGTAAACATACTGCTACTTTAGCACAGATGATTGCGGATACCGAAGAAGGGATTTTAATTGACGGTATTGGCAGTTTTTCGATCGACCAACAAAGACGCAATTTCCAATTCGGCGGCGATGCCTTTTGGAAAGTAGAAAAAGGCAAAGTAGTGGGAATGTTAAAAGATGTGACTTACCACTCCATGACTACTGATTTTTGGAATAGCGTTGATGCGATCGGCCCCGCTTCCGAGCGTCAACAATGCGGTACAAATATGTGTGGTAAAGGTGAGCCAATGCAGGTAGCACAGATGACTCATGCTTGCGTACCAGTACGAGTGAGAAATATCCATATTGGAGGAGCATCATAA